Proteins encoded by one window of Pecten maximus chromosome 15, xPecMax1.1, whole genome shotgun sequence:
- the LOC117344001 gene encoding uncharacterized protein LOC117344001: MSGLTFVDICCFTLFSLLLLESDIVSAFDCVKTGPCQCQLNDGTVIDLSPLSSSDVNNPKFMDLPGPTTTDLYSWNPCADFSEGPDNCQNVAVCNIHQNLPDASYFSLGTTDSVTYTTDDIGAVTISYQYSQSGAAQRNSHILLSCDQSQEGTFTAQGPLPDPTSPDYYFALTSKYACASKPGGGGGGGSGGVSAGTIICIGVFAIAIVYVTVGISINVFYRKHIGVERLPNVTFWMAIPGLIRDGCKFILTCGRKSTVYDKI, from the exons atgtctGGATTAACTTTCGTGGACATTTGTTGTTTTACACTGTTTTCGCTGCTGTTGTTGGAGAGTGACATCGTCTCTGCTTTCGATTGCGTGAAGACAGGACCATGCCAGTGTCAGTTAAACGATGGGACGGTCATTGATCTATCTCCTCTGTCCAGCAGTGATGTCAATAATCCTAA ATTCATGGACCTACCTGGACCTACTACAACTGATCTGTATTCATGGAATCCCTGTGCAGACTTCTCGGAAGGACCAGATAATTGTCAAAACGTAGCG GTTTGTAATATCCACCAAAACTTACCAGACGCCTCTTACTTCAGTCTCGGAACTACTGACTCGGTAACATATACCACCGATGATATTGGAGCGGTGACAATATCATACCAATATTCACAAAGTGGCGCAGCACAACG CAACTCACATATCCTATTGTCATGTGACCAATCCCAGGAAGGAACATTTACAGCTCAAGGGCCATTACCAGACCCTACCAGTCCCGATTAT TACTTTGCACTGACAAGTAAATATGCTTGTGCAAGTAAGCCTGGTGGTGGTGGCGGCGGCGGCAGCGGTGGGGTGTCTGCCGGAACCATCATATGCATTGG TGTTTTCGCCATAGCCATTGTATATGTGACTGTCGGTATCTCAATCAACGTTTTCTATAGAAAGCATATCGGTGTAGAAAGACTTCCCAATGTCACGTTCTGGATGGCGATACCAGGCCTTATCCGA GATGGTTGTAAATTCATACTCACATGCGGAAGGAAATCGACGgtttatgataaaatatag
- the LOC117343314 gene encoding angiopoietin-4-like, protein MHCQQKECSAFSYTEVDRRCNIYSGFIFEGTDDDMSNSTMFFSKTPVLGSCQEAPHGSPSGIYTITTEGKSLALFCDMDTADGPWIVLQRRINGDIDFYRNWADYKNGFGDLLGNFWIGNDNLHLLTNSSVILRVELEAWSGVKGHAQYSRFQVANENQNYRLSVQGFSGDVDRKSFHVFKWV, encoded by the exons ATGCATTGTCAACAAAAAGAGTGTTCAGCTTTCTCGTACACGGAGGTCGACAGAAGGTGTAACATCTACTCCGGCTTCATTTTCGAGGGGACAGATGATGACATGTCCAATTCAACCATGTTCTTCTCTAAGACTCCAG TCCTGGGCAGCTGTCAGGAGGCCCCGCATGGATCTCCCTCGGGAATCTACACCATTACTACAGAAGGAAAAAGTCTCGCATTGTTTTGTGATATGGACACTGCAGATGGACCATGGATT GTGCTACAGAGACGAATAAACGGAGATATTGATTTCTATCGTAACTGGGCAGACTACAAAAACGGTTTCGGGGATCTACTGGGAAATTTCTGGATAG GTAACGACAATCTTCACCTCCTGACAAACTCCTCGGTGATCCTACGTGTGGAACTTGAGGCCTGGAGCGGGGTTAAAGGACATGCCCAGTACTCACGATTCCAGGTGGCCAATGAAAACCAAAATTACAGACTTTCCGTGCAGGGGTTCTCTGGTGACGTTGACCGTAAGTCTTTCCATGTCTTCAAGTGGGTATGA